Proteins encoded together in one Piliocolobus tephrosceles isolate RC106 chromosome 15, ASM277652v3, whole genome shotgun sequence window:
- the ID2 gene encoding DNA-binding protein inhibitor ID-2 isoform X1, translating into MDALPSANGDEGKPERVAPASADKSRPAGLGLHSEPSPVPSAASSAGGGGGLSFRAASSLPVSPSLAVSMKAFSPVRSVRKNSLSDHSLGISRSKTPVDDPMSLLYNMNDCYSKLKELVPSIPQNKKVSKMEILQHVIDYILDLQIALDSHPTIVSLHHQRPGQNQASRTPLTTLNTDISILSLQVRPAPGPPPRRRTLPRSPGLSLGDP; encoded by the coding sequence ATGGACGCGCTGCCTTCCGCCAATGGGGACGAAGGGAAGCCCGAGCGTGTGGCCCCGGCGAGTGCGGATAAAAGCCGCCCCGCCGGGCTGGGGCTTCATTCTGAGCCGAGCCCAGTGCCAAGCGCAGCTAGCTCagcaggcggcggcggcggcctgAGCTTCAGGGCAGCCAGCTCCCTCCCGGTCTCGCCTTCCCTCGCGGTCAGCATGAAAGCCTTCAGTCCCGTGAGGTCCGTTAGGAAAAACAGCCTGTCGGACCACAGCCTGGGCATCTCCCGGAGCAAAACCCCGGTGGACGACCCGATGAGCCTGCTGTACAACATGAACGACTGCTACTCCAAGCTCAAGGAGCTGGTGCCCAGCATCCCCCAGAACAAGAAGGTGAGCAAGATGGAAATCCTGCAGCACGTCATCGACTACATCTTGGACCTGCAGATCGCCCTGGACTCGCATCCCACTATTGTCAGCCTCCATCACCAGAGACCCGGGCAGAACCAGGCGTCCAGGACGCCGCTGACCACCCTCAACACGGACATCAGCATCCTGTCCTTGCAGGTAAGACCTGCTCCGGGGCCCCCGCCCCGCCGCCGCACACTCCCGCGGTCGCCTGGGCTGTCACTAGGAGATCCGTAG
- the ID2 gene encoding DNA-binding protein inhibitor ID-2 isoform X2 — MDALPSANGDEGKPERVAPASADKSRPAGLGLHSEPSPVPSAASSAGGGGGLSFRAASSLPVSPSLAVSMKAFSPVRSVRKNSLSDHSLGISRSKTPVDDPMSLLYNMNDCYSKLKELVPSIPQNKKVSKMEILQHVIDYILDLQIALDSHPTIVSLHHQRPGQNQASRTPLTTLNTDISILSLQASEFPSELMSNDSKALCG; from the exons ATGGACGCGCTGCCTTCCGCCAATGGGGACGAAGGGAAGCCCGAGCGTGTGGCCCCGGCGAGTGCGGATAAAAGCCGCCCCGCCGGGCTGGGGCTTCATTCTGAGCCGAGCCCAGTGCCAAGCGCAGCTAGCTCagcaggcggcggcggcggcctgAGCTTCAGGGCAGCCAGCTCCCTCCCGGTCTCGCCTTCCCTCGCGGTCAGCATGAAAGCCTTCAGTCCCGTGAGGTCCGTTAGGAAAAACAGCCTGTCGGACCACAGCCTGGGCATCTCCCGGAGCAAAACCCCGGTGGACGACCCGATGAGCCTGCTGTACAACATGAACGACTGCTACTCCAAGCTCAAGGAGCTGGTGCCCAGCATCCCCCAGAACAAGAAGGTGAGCAAGATGGAAATCCTGCAGCACGTCATCGACTACATCTTGGACCTGCAGATCGCCCTGGACTCGCATCCCACTATTGTCAGCCTCCATCACCAGAGACCCGGGCAGAACCAGGCGTCCAGGACGCCGCTGACCACCCTCAACACGGACATCAGCATCCTGTCCTTGCAG GCTTCTGAATTCCCTTCTGAGTTAATGTCAAATGACAGCAAAGCACTGTGTGGCTGA